Part of the Aquabacterium sp. NJ1 genome, TGCTGATCGGCCCGCCCGGCACCGGCAAGACCATGCTGGCCCGCGCGATGGCAGGTGAAGCGGGCGTGCCCTTCTTCTCCATCAGTGGTTCGGAATTCGTCGAGATGTTCGTGGGCGTGGGCGCGGCCCGTGTGCGCGACCTGTTCGAGCAGGCCCGCCAGGCGGCGCCGGCCATCATCTTCATTGATGAGCTGGATGCCCTGGGCCGCGCGCGCGGGGCGGGCCCCTTGAGCGGCGGCCACGACGAAAAGGAGCAGACGCTGGACCAGTTGCTGTCCGAGATGGATGGCTTTGACGCCAGCGTCGGCGTGGTGATCCTGGCAGCCACCAACCGCCCCGAGGTGCTGGACCCTGCCCTGCTGCGTGCCGGCCGCTTTGACCGCCAGGTGCTGGTTGATCGACCCGACCGCAAAGGCCGCATCGACATCCTGCGCGTGCATCTCAAGAAAGTCACCACGGCCTCGGACGTGAACCCCGACACCATCGCCGGACTCACGCCAGGCTTTGCAGGGGCCGACCTGGCCAACCTCGTCAACGAGGCGGCGCTGCTGGCCACACGCCGGCGCGCCGATGCTGTCGAGGCACGCGATTTCAACGAGGCGGTCGAGCGTATCGTGGCCGGCATCGAGAAGCGCAACCGCGTGCTCAGCCCACGCGAACGCGAAACCGTGGCGTACCACGAGATGGGGCACGCCCTGCTGGCCATGGCTTTGCCGGGAGCCGACCCGGTTCACAAGATCTCCATCATCCCGCGTGGCATCGGTGCCCTGGGCTACACCATCCAGCGTCCCACGGAAGACCGCTTTCTGAGCACACGCACGGAGCTGGAAAACCGCATGACCGTGCTGCTGGGCGGCCGCGCGGCCGAGCAACTCGTGCTGGGCGAAGTCTCCAGCGGCGCCGCCGACGACCTGGCCAAAGCCACCGACATCGCGCTGGACATGGTCACCCGCCTGGGCATGTCAGGTGAGCTCGGCCAGGTGGCTTACGAGCGGCAACGTACGCCCTTCCTGGCCCAGATGCCGCAGTTCGGCTCCGAGCGCAACTACAGCGAAGACACCGCCCGCCACATCGACGAAGCCGTGCGGCAACTGATCGACGGCGCGTTCACCCGGGCCACCGAAGGTCTGCAGGCGAGGCGCACCTTGCTGGAACAAGGTGCGCGCCTGCTGCTGGAGCGAGAAACCCTCACCGAGGCGGAACTCGCCCCACTGGCGGCTTCTGCTCGCACACTGCCAGCCTGAAGACTGCGAGCTCCGCGCGTCCCGTCAGCACCATCACCTTGCACCCGGTATCCAGTCATGACCCATGACAAGTTCATCCAGTCCATCGCTGGCCTGCTCCTGCTTGGCCTGCTGTCGGCATGCAAGCCCGAAGGCCCCGTGCCGTTCTCTGGCTACGCGGAGGCCGATCTCATCTACATCGCGCCATCGGGCGGCGGTGTTTTGCAGGATCTGCACGTGCAACGCGGGGACCACGTCACCCAAGGCACGGCGCTGTTTCAGGTCGATGCCAGCGCAGAGACGTACAACCGGCAAGCCGCCATGGCCCAGCAAAACCGCGCCAACGCCCAGTTGGCCGACCTCAGCAAGGGGCGAAGGCGCGAGGAAATCGCCGCCATCCAGGCGCAACTGGTTCAGGCCAGGGCTGCGCGTGACACGTCCACCGCACAGCTCAAGCGCCAACGCGAACTCATACGCCAGGGTTTCGTATCCGCCGCCCAGATGGACGAACTGCAAGCCACGCAGACCCGTGATGCCGCACGCGTGAAAGAACTGGAAGCGCAACTGGCACTCGCACGCGAAGCTTCACGCCCCGACACCATCCAGGCGGCCAAGGCCGAGGTACAGGCGGCACGCGCCCAGGTTTCGCAGTCCGCCTGGGCCGAAACGCAGAAGGCCCGCAGCGCGCCGGTCAACGCCATCGTGTTCGACGTGCTGTACCGCCAGGGCGAATGGGTGGCCCCGGGCGCCCCGGTGGTGGCCCTGCTGCCTGACCACGGCGTCAAGGTCCGCTTCTTCGTGCCTCAAGCTGATCTGGCCAAGGCGAGTGTCGGCAAGGTCGTCCAGTACCAATGCGACGGTTGCAGCCCAGGCCAGGCCCGCATCAGCTACATCTCCCCGCAGGCGGAGTTCACCCCACCGGTGATCTACAGCAACGAAAGCAAGGACAAACTGGTCTTCATGATCGAAGCCACGCCGCAGGGTGGCCAGGCCTCGCCACTCAAACCCGGCCAGCCACTGACCGTGCGCTTTGCCTCATGAACAGCGCAACCGACCTCGCCATCGATGTGCGTGGCCTGAGCAAGCAGTTTGATGGCCGCACCGTGGTGGACGGCATCGACATCCAGGTACGCCGCGGCGAGATCTGCGGTTTCCTGGGCCCCAACGGCAGCGGCAAGACCACCACCATCCGCATGCTGTGCGGCCTGCTGCAACCCAGCGCCGGCCAGGGCCACTGCCTGGGCTTCGACCTGCTCAGCCAGTCGCGCCAGATCAAGCTGCGCACCGGCTACATGACGCAGAAATTCGGCCTGTACGAAGACCTGTCGATCGAAGAAAACCTGCGTTTCATCGCCGAGGTGTACGACATGCCCAAGGAAGGCGAGCTGGTCCGCCAGACGCTGGAGCGGCTGGGCCTGTACGAGCGACGCGCGCAACTGGCCGGCTCCTTGTCTGGCGGCTGGAAGCAGCGGCTGGCGCTCGCCGCCTGCCTGCTGCATGAGCCCGAGTTGTTGCTGCTTGATGAACCGACCGCCGGCGTGGACCCCAAAGCCCGCCGCGACTTCTGGCACCAGATCCACCTGCTGGCCGCAGAGGGCCTGACCGTGCTGGTCAGCACACACTACATGGACGAGGCCGAGCGCTGCCACCGCCTGGCCTACATCTCCTACGGCAAGCTGCTCACCGCTGGCACGACCCAAGAGGTGATCGCCGACTCGATGCTGCAGACCTGGGAGGTGACCGGGCCGCAACTGGACCGCATCATCAGCCTGACAGCCGAGCACCCGCACTGGATGGCCGTGCCCTTTGGCAGCGAGATCCATGTCAGCAGCACCGAAGGCCAGGACTTCGGCGACTGGCTGACCAGCGTCGCGCCCGGGCACCCCTGGCAGGTTCGCAGCATCCCCACCGGCCTTGAAGACGTCTTCATCCACCTGAGCCGCCATGCACAAGACAATTTCTGACAAGGCCTTGTCCTGGCGGCGTGTGTGGGCGGTGCTGCGCAAGGAGTTCGTGCAACTCAAGCGTGACCGCCTCACCCTGGCCATGCTGATCGGCATCCCGCTGATCCAACTCATCTTGTTTGGCTACGCCATCAATGGCGACCCCAAGCACCTGCCCACCGTCATCGCCGCCACCGACAACGGCCCCTTGAGCCGCAGCGTGATCCGCGCCATCGAAAACACGGGCTATTTCGACATCCAGGCCGTTGTCAGCGAAACCGAAGCGGAACGCCAGATCAGCGAAGGCCTGGTGCAGTTCGCCATCGTGTTGCCCTCGGACTTCAGCCGCAAGCTGTTGCGCGGCGAGCACCCGGTCATCGCCGTGTATGGCGATGCCAGCGACCCATCCACCTCGGGTGGCGCCATCTCGGCGCTCAACCAGTTGCCCGCCCAGGCCCTGCAGACGGAACTGCGCGGCCCGCTGGCGCACCTGCGCAGCACGCAGCCACCCTTCGAGCTGCGCGTGCACCGCCGCTACAACCCCGAGGGCATCACCGCCTACAACGTGGTGCCAGGCCTGATGGGCATCATCCTGGTCATGACCCTGGTGATGATGACGGCCATGGCCATGACGCGAGAGCGCGAGCGCGGCACCCTGGAAAACCTGCTGGCCACGCCCGTCAAACCCATCGAGGTCATGATGGGCAAGATCCTGCCCTACGTGGTGATCGGCTACGTGCAGGTCTCGATGATCTACATCGCCTCGCGCGTGTTGTTCGATGTGCCGATGTTCGGCAGCTACCTGTTGCTCGCCGGCGCTGTGCTGGTCTTCATCATCGCCACGCTGGTGGTGGGCTTCCTGTTTTCCACGGTCGCGCGCACACAGCTCCAGGCCATGCAGATGGCCATCTTTTTCTTCCTGCCCAACATCATGCTTTCGGGCTTCATGTTCCCGTTCCGGGGCATGCCGAGGTGGGCGCAATGGCTGGGTGAATGCCTGCCCGTCACGCACTTCCTGCGCGTGGTTCGAGGCGTCATGCTCAAGGGTTCGACCCTGGCCGATGTCGGGCACGAACTGTGGCCCATGGCCTTGTTCATCTTGCTGGTGGGCGGCTTGGCGATGCGGCGCTACCGCCAGACGCTGGACTGATCCCCACCAGCAAGCCGGATCGAGCGCCGGATTTACCTGGGTACCGACGCCGCCGAAGGCGCAGCCACCTTGGGTGCCAGCATCACGCGGGTCTTGCCGCCGGTGGTCACCAGGATGACGGCGTCACCGGGGTTGAAGGTTTCGTTGCCCTTAGCCTGCACGATCGAGCGGCGCTGGCCATTGGCCGTCTGCAGCAGGATCTCGATGGCGTCTTCACGCGTGCCGAAACGCTCCACGGCGTTACCGACCACCGCGCCCACCACGGCACCGGCCACGCCGATCATGGCCGAACTGCGGTTGTTGCTGGAGGCGCCCATACCGGCCGCACCACCCAGCACGCCACCGGTCACGGCACCGGCGCCGCTCTGGCTGCCTTCGATCACGACCGGCCGCACGTTGAGCACCACGGCGTCTTCAACCTGAGACATGCGCTGGGCGTTCTCGGGCTTGATCACATCGGGGCTGGTGGTGGAACAGGCGGCCAGCACACACAGAGACACGGCGGCAACCGACTTCAGGGTCACCTGCATAACTTGCTTCATAAAAGCCTCGCTTCAGTACACGAACCGGGCATCTCGATGACGCCCTATCCCGGCACTGTAGCGCAGTCGCGTGAGGCTTGTGTAAAGCAAAACCGCGTCAGTCGTCGATGCCCAGTTCCTGGATCTTGCGCGTGATCGTGTTGCGCCCGATGCCCAGCTTTTGTGCCGCTTCAATCCGGCGACCACGGGTGAGATCCAGCGCCGTGTGGATCAGGCTGGCCTCGAACTGGCGGGTCAGCACATCCCACACATCCGGCTGGCCGGACTCCAGGCGAGAACGGGCATCGCGCTCCAGATCCTTGAGCCAGGACGGGGCACCCGAAGCCAGGCCCGCCGCAGGCGCACCCGAATCCCCGGGCGACGAAACGCCCGCCGGAGCGCCATAGGCAGATGGCACCGGGCTGGCTGGCATCGCCGAACCAAATGGCGCACCATTACCCGCAGAGCTGGGCGCCGAATAGGCCATCGGCTCACCGACCGGCGCAGTCCAGGCATCCACCGGCAAACGCGCCGGTTCCACGTGCGACACCACCGAAGCCGCAGGCGCAGCCGCCTCCGACATTGGCGCATCCGGCAACACGGCCATCGGCGAAATCAGTGACTTGTCGTCCAGCAACTCGGGCGGCAGGTCCTTGGTCTCGATCACCTGGGCGGGCGCCATCACTGTCAGCCAATGGCAGATGTTCTCCAGCTGGCGAACGTTGCCAGGGAAGTCAAAACCAGCCAGCCGGGCCAGGGCCTGCTCGGAGATCCGCTTGGCCTCCACGCCCAGGTCCTTGGCGCTC contains:
- a CDS encoding HlyD family secretion protein; amino-acid sequence: MTHDKFIQSIAGLLLLGLLSACKPEGPVPFSGYAEADLIYIAPSGGGVLQDLHVQRGDHVTQGTALFQVDASAETYNRQAAMAQQNRANAQLADLSKGRRREEIAAIQAQLVQARAARDTSTAQLKRQRELIRQGFVSAAQMDELQATQTRDAARVKELEAQLALAREASRPDTIQAAKAEVQAARAQVSQSAWAETQKARSAPVNAIVFDVLYRQGEWVAPGAPVVALLPDHGVKVRFFVPQADLAKASVGKVVQYQCDGCSPGQARISYISPQAEFTPPVIYSNESKDKLVFMIEATPQGGQASPLKPGQPLTVRFAS
- a CDS encoding ABC transporter ATP-binding protein, encoding MNSATDLAIDVRGLSKQFDGRTVVDGIDIQVRRGEICGFLGPNGSGKTTTIRMLCGLLQPSAGQGHCLGFDLLSQSRQIKLRTGYMTQKFGLYEDLSIEENLRFIAEVYDMPKEGELVRQTLERLGLYERRAQLAGSLSGGWKQRLALAACLLHEPELLLLDEPTAGVDPKARRDFWHQIHLLAAEGLTVLVSTHYMDEAERCHRLAYISYGKLLTAGTTQEVIADSMLQTWEVTGPQLDRIISLTAEHPHWMAVPFGSEIHVSSTEGQDFGDWLTSVAPGHPWQVRSIPTGLEDVFIHLSRHAQDNF
- the ftsH gene encoding ATP-dependent zinc metalloprotease FtsH gives rise to the protein MALILLTVLWVRDLWVNNAQVQPMPYSEFVQHLQSGDVASIRIGSNTIEGELKKPLADGRQRFVTNRVEPELAKDLAAHNVRFEGVIENTIVHDVLSWVLPVLLMFGLWNLLARKMMKDGGLGGLGGMMTVGKSRARVYAETDVSVHFEDVAGVDEAKDELRESVDFLKNPKSYGRLGARMPKGILLIGPPGTGKTMLARAMAGEAGVPFFSISGSEFVEMFVGVGAARVRDLFEQARQAAPAIIFIDELDALGRARGAGPLSGGHDEKEQTLDQLLSEMDGFDASVGVVILAATNRPEVLDPALLRAGRFDRQVLVDRPDRKGRIDILRVHLKKVTTASDVNPDTIAGLTPGFAGADLANLVNEAALLATRRRADAVEARDFNEAVERIVAGIEKRNRVLSPRERETVAYHEMGHALLAMALPGADPVHKISIIPRGIGALGYTIQRPTEDRFLSTRTELENRMTVLLGGRAAEQLVLGEVSSGAADDLAKATDIALDMVTRLGMSGELGQVAYERQRTPFLAQMPQFGSERNYSEDTARHIDEAVRQLIDGAFTRATEGLQARRTLLEQGARLLLERETLTEAELAPLAASARTLPA
- a CDS encoding ABC transporter permease; translated protein: MHKTISDKALSWRRVWAVLRKEFVQLKRDRLTLAMLIGIPLIQLILFGYAINGDPKHLPTVIAATDNGPLSRSVIRAIENTGYFDIQAVVSETEAERQISEGLVQFAIVLPSDFSRKLLRGEHPVIAVYGDASDPSTSGGAISALNQLPAQALQTELRGPLAHLRSTQPPFELRVHRRYNPEGITAYNVVPGLMGIILVMTLVMMTAMAMTRERERGTLENLLATPVKPIEVMMGKILPYVVIGYVQVSMIYIASRVLFDVPMFGSYLLLAGAVLVFIIATLVVGFLFSTVARTQLQAMQMAIFFFLPNIMLSGFMFPFRGMPRWAQWLGECLPVTHFLRVVRGVMLKGSTLADVGHELWPMALFILLVGGLAMRRYRQTLD